GAGAGATCGATAGAAATCATAACGCGCAAATCCTTTCTCGATTAAAAGGATTCGAACGCCTCGAGAATCGGCGTTTCttcgtcgaaaaagaaacgttcgagGTAATCCATCGATCGACAAATTCGACGAGAGAATTCGAACGAGCAGAACGGAGCGGAGCTTACCGATATGGAcaaaaacgatcgttcgaacgcGAATCGAAAATGATCGGTATATCGATACCTATACCTCTATACCTATACGTTTCGAGTTTATTATCGAGGCTCTTTATTAGCTTCGTTTGACGACTCATTTAACGATCTCTCATTGGCAATCGATCTTGGCTGGCACGCTCGTTAATTACCCGCTATAAGGAAGCAGACGTATCGAGGATCGAgatcgagtctctctctctctctctctctctctctctctctctctctaccttcgAGATTTCTTTTCGACCGTATCTCGGCTATTCATCCGGCGAACGAGATTCCTTGGAAATTGATCGCGATCTGTAGAAATGGGAACTCGAGTGATATCACTTTTCGCAGATCGGTAAATCGTACGGTTCCGCGATAGACCGCGTAGATCGCataaaacgataattaatGGGAGGGACAAAGTGGGAGAAACGATCCATCGAGAGATAGAAGAGCGAGAGACCATGTATGGTCGCGTGCACCGTGCACGTGCCTCGCGCACTGCTCCTCCGACTTGGAATGAACCAGTTGCGATCGCGACTTTCAGTGCATCTGCGGATCTCCTGGAGGACTTTACCGTATCGAGTACGAGCTCCACCGAGCGTCGCGTACGTTACGTCGGTAATCCCGTATGGATTCGGTCAGGCGCATCTTTGCGAGACGTCTGCCACCCGAACCGATTCCAAATCGTCGCAGAATGTTTTACAGATTTTACGATCGTTACCGCATATTCAACGATCGACACTTTCGACCGTTTCCCTTTAGATTTCATTGTGAGTGCGTTGCGCCGCTAAACCCGGCTACGCGCAACGCTCTAATCTccttcgacatttttttttatttttagggGAACATTACGGGGTGCCGATCTTGACGATCCATCACGTCGATCCTTGCATAGGAGAGAACGGGAACGATCACAAAACCTCGAGATACGAACTGATGACGCGCCAAGGAGACGAGGCGAGACTCGTCGTCAGGCGCGGTCAACCCTTTTACTTGCATTTGTCGTTATCGAGGGACTACGACCCTACCATAGACGgtatttctctcattttcaccGTCGACGGCGTGGAGCAGCCTCAATACGGGCATGGCACCCTCGTCGCCACTCCCGTTCTCGAGCCAGGAGAATATTCCGAAGCTTCTTGGCAGACCACCATCGACGCGATAGAGCCGGCCTTTATACGACTTAAGGTACGCGATGAAACGAAAGCTTTTTCGGCGATGCCACGAATCTCTTTGAAACGTTCTTTTCATAGATCACACCTTCCCCGAACGCCATCGTCGGCAAGTGGAAGATGGATATCGAtacaaaaaatagagaatCGGAAGGTGCGGTGAGCTACACGATGGAGCATCCCTTTTACATTATCTTCAATCCGTGGTGCGAAGGTACGTCCTACGTTAAAAAtcgacatttcttttctcttcgcgaACGATCATTGGTTCGTTGTTTCTTCGGGATCTTATAGAGGACACGGTTTACATGGAGGACGAAGCTCGGAAACAAGAGTACGTGATGGCCGACGACGGTTTGATTTGGCGCGGTAGTTACAATCGTTTGAGACCCACCGTATGGAAATACTCGCAATTCGAACGGGACATATTGGATTGCGCTTTGCACCTTGTGATAAATGTCGGAAAGGTTCGAATCTCCGGACGAAACGATCCCGTCGTCGTGTCTCGCGTTCTATCGGCCGCCGTGAGTATGAAGTACTATTTTGACAACTTTGAATGCCTTCGTACGGGCACGAATATCGCCGGTCGCAGGGACGACTACCTGTCGTTCGTTGAAAGGACAAAAGCGATACGCGAATTTGCACGATAACGGTTTTGACGATTCGTCGAAGCACGTATTATTGGCCGTAGGTAAATTCGCCGGATGATAACGGAGCCGTGATGGGTAATTGGTCGGACGATTACGAGGGTGGAACGCCACCGACGAAATGGATGGGCTCGCAGAAGATCCTTCAGCAGTACTACAAGACGAAGAAGCCCGTTAAATATGGCCAGTGTTGGGTATTTTCCGGAGTATTAGCCACCGTTTGTCGTACTCTTGGTATACCCTGCCGAGTGGTAACCAATTATTCCAGCGCCCACGACACTCAGAGTAGTTTGACGGTCGATTATTTCGTCGACGCGGAGGGCAAAATTATGGAGGAACTTAACAGCGACTCGATATGGTAATGAGGACGTAAAACGCCATCGCGGACTATACTACCATCCTCCCCCTATAATTAATCTCTCGAGGAATTCGCTGTTAAAAAATGTGACGCCTCTTCGAACAGGAACTTTCACGTCTGGAACGAGGTATGGATGAAGCGCTTGGACCTAGCCCCCGATTGCGATGGCTGGCAAGCCATCGACGCGACTCCTCAGGAATTGAGCGAGAACGGTTATCGTTGCGGTCCGGCGTCCGTGGCTGCCGTAAAGAACGGCGAGGTCTTACGTCCTTACGACAACGCCTTCTTGTTCGCCGAAGTCAACgccgataaaatattttggcGATACAACGGCCCGACTCAACCTTTGAAGTTGATACGAAAGGATATTTATGGGTGAGAGTTCGATCGCGAGAACGTAGAATTTCGTTGTACAACGTGGAATTCCTtttcctcatcttcttctttgctcGCGTAGAATCGGTCAGCTGATAAGTACGAAGGCGGTTGGTCGCTGGATCAGGGAAGATATCACGCATACCTATAAATATCCTGAAAGTAAGTTTACGCTCTTATTCAATCTCCGTCCAGATCGCCGAGCGACTCGCGAGCATCGATGTTTTTACAGAATCGGACGAAGAACGGGCTGCCATGATCAAGGCGTTGCGCCAGAGCGAATCGCTCTTTAGTCGCTACTACCTCAACGAGGAGTTCAACGACGTCATGTTCAACTTCGAACTTCGCGACGATATTATAATAGGACAACCGTTCAGGTACGTAGATAGGATCGATCGTCTGCAGGAGTTTGCAAGATTCGTATCGAAGGTATcactcgttttattttcagcGTCGTTCTTTTGATCAAGAACCGAAGTTCTTACCAACAATACGAGGTGTCCGTTATACTGAGGGTCGAAACGGTTCTTTATACCGGTCGCGTCGGTACTCCGGTGAAGAAAGCGCAGATCGAACGTTTGGTCAAACCTGGTGTCCTCGAAGACGTACGCATGGACGTCGCCTGGGAGGAATACGGTCCACGATTGTTGGATCAATGTGCCTTCAATATCGCTTGTCTGGCCACGGTCAAAGATACAAACTTTGAGTATTTCGCTCAGGATGATTTTCGCGTGAGAAAGCCAGACATAAAGATCGAGGTAATTGTCAACGCGTTGgtatctcttttcttacttgttgaatattcgatcgaaaataatttacttttaacgAGCAGTTGTTGGACGAGCCGATAGTAGGCGAGACGCTCAATGCAACGGCAAGGTTTAAGAATCCATTGCCGATTCCGCTGAGAAAGGGCAGATTTTTGATCGAAGGGCCTGGCTTGGAGCAgcaattgaaaataaaattatccgAGCCCGTGGAAGTCGATGCCGATGCGGAATGTTCGTTTTCCATGACGCCAAAACAGGAAGGAAGGGCAACGATCGCTGCTAAGTTCTACTCTAAGGAGCTGGAGGACGTCGATGGATTCGTCAACTTCATGGTAAAGCCTACGAAGGAGTCTCTGAGCAACGACGTTTGATGCCGCTCGAAACCTTTAGGGAATATTCTTAGGTTATTCTTACGACAATAAAGGCGCGCGTCGAAGACAaagaaattctaataaaacgaaggagaaaaatcgattacgaAATAGTACGCCCTATCCGATACGAAGATACCCGGTacagatttatttttacaagcCAAAATCACACATGTTTGGATACTGGATTGATATTTACGAAAGatttatatctcttctttACAGGTACACGAAAAActgcatatatgtattatagaaatatatttttgacaaatttttacACTTGTACGCACAGAAATCACATTGTCGAGATCTAACTCATCCGTTGTcctctatcaaaaaaaaaaaaaaaaaaaaaggaaaactctGAGAATTacctatttttcttcctcgttcgaCGCAGAACGCAGTGGAAGATCTCCTACTGGCaggtaatgaaaaatttaatacggCAAATATATCAGAAAGAGTAGATACGGGTGACTTTCGAGCGGAACGGGATGAATTGATAGTCGTCAATTAGGTTTCATTCTCGAACGAAGCGTAATTATttggaagagaaaggagggcAAAAAGGAAGGATGACGGAACGAACGTTGGGACGGTACGCGCGATCCTGATGCAAACGATGTATCATCATCCGAGAAAATTAATGTTGAAATATGGCTGTTGGTGAATGATAGGTGAGGTAGGAGGCTAAGCGATATATCGGTACTAGAAAGGGAGATACATACATCAGGGTGTCCGAAGCGAGGAAGGGAGAACGAGTCGGAGAAGTTATTGCGAGATATCGATTAATGAATGCCGGTGCAAAATCATAAGGTGGCGAAAATAGCGAGGCAAATTGGACAGTGAGTTGAAGGGAAGACTGATGAAAGACATCGACAAGGGCGTTGTAGGTGGAATCGGCCGAACAAGTATCCCTctagcttttctctcttcgagtaCCGATCGAACGAGTACGTTCGTTCAGCCGGATCTATCGTCGATGGCAGCAGCCACGATCATCCGCGTTGCACGCGCTTGACAAACGTTGCCTTCTTTCGAGAGATTTcgtattttcatgaaaaacgGTCTTACCTTCGGTCTGTCCATCCGAACGAATAGAATATCGTGTATTGGGAGATTGGTGTAGcggacgagagaaaaaggaagagacaaagagaaaggaaacagAAGGGCAAACAGTGAGATATGTCTGCGAAGGTAAGCGTGACGTGTGATGGACGTGTAGCGGCCCCTGTCCGCGGGGTTCTCGAAGAAGAGGAGCCAGTGGAGGAACTCGTGGAGGACCCATACGGGGGGTTCATTTGGGTTCAACGTGATTCTGGACTCGGCACCATGCTACGCGCCATGCATCAACACCCAAGATCCATCCCATTATGTATATCTCATCAAAATAACAAACACGCCTTCCACCGTTAAACCAACATTCCTTTGTTGCCATCGAAAAGCCGGTATCCATCAGAATTGCCAGGGAAGATGCGTCAGTGACGTATGCCCCTAAccgtgaaaaagagagagagagagacgcaacCCCAGCGGGACGTCGTGCGTGGTAGGGGGCAAGAATTCGAGATTTCTCGTGAAACGTTATTAATGCCGAGGATCAACGACGATACGCGCGATCGGAGAGcgtcctccttttttttagatttttatctaGCTCTTCCTACTCGTCGTATAAAGAATTAAGCGTAACAGCGACGATTGTTCCAACAAACCCACGGCTGCTCGTTGCAACATACATTTTTAACGTTACGTCAATATTTTGTCTCGACGGCTAAAGCTTCCATTCGTTTCAGCAGGTGGTTCTCTCGAAGCTCGGTAGATGGCAGCACGATTCCCTCTCATCAAAAAGCATCAGCGCCGTAGCAAAGAAGGGCGACGTAGttccgaagaaaattttaatcgatcgattgcaTTTATCCATCCGCGTAGTTTCGAAGAATTATCACTCgcaagaaatatttatcgagaatAATTAACACGCTCTTCTCGTCGACACGGTAGGCGGATTACCACCTGTCGAGTCAGCTTGCATCGAAGACCACCGAGAAAGACCTAATCGTtccgatgaaaaaagaaaaaggaaaaaaagcgaaagaacgTTTAATTTTGCGGTTCGTCGGCTCTTCTTCCACCTATAGAGAAACAAATTACTTCCTTATTAGATGGCatacattttatgaaaattatagtCGGCGCATAATGGTCTCCGTTCCCATAGAAATTGGCCCAATTTGGGTGACAAGCGATTAGGACACGCGAGGTTAAGCCAAAGGTATAGGTATAGCGAGTAAG
The Vespula pensylvanica isolate Volc-1 chromosome 4, ASM1446617v1, whole genome shotgun sequence DNA segment above includes these coding regions:
- the LOC122628816 gene encoding annulin isoform X1, which gives rise to MDSVRRIFARRLPPEPIPNRRRMFYRFYDRYRIFNDRHFRPFPFRFHWEHYGVPILTIHHVDPCIGENGNDHKTSRYELMTRQGDEARLVVRRGQPFYLHLSLSRDYDPTIDGISLIFTVDGVEQPQYGHGTLVATPVLEPGEYSEASWQTTIDAIEPAFIRLKITPSPNAIVGKWKMDIDTKNRESEGAVSYTMEHPFYIIFNPWCEEDTVYMEDEARKQEYVMADDGLIWRGSYNRLRPTVWKYSQFERDILDCALHLVINVGKVRISGRNDPVVVSRVLSAAVNSPDDNGAVMGNWSDDYEGGTPPTKWMGSQKILQQYYKTKKPVKYGQCWVFSGVLATVCRTLGIPCRVVTNYSSAHDTQSSLTVDYFVDAEGKIMEELNSDSIWNFHVWNEVWMKRLDLAPDCDGWQAIDATPQELSENGYRCGPASVAAVKNGEVLRPYDNAFLFAEVNADKIFWRYNGPTQPLKLIRKDIYGIGQLISTKAVGRWIREDITHTYKYPEKSDEERAAMIKALRQSESLFSRYYLNEEFNDVMFNFELRDDIIIGQPFSVVLLIKNRSSYQQYEVSVILRVETVLYTGRVGTPVKKAQIERLVKPGVLEDVRMDVAWEEYGPRLLDQCAFNIACLATVKDTNFEYFAQDDFRVRKPDIKIELLDEPIVGETLNATARFKNPLPIPLRKGRFLIEGPGLEQQLKIKLSEPVEVDADAECSFSMTPKQEGRATIAAKFYSKELEDVDGFVNFMVKPTKESLSNDV
- the LOC122628816 gene encoding annulin isoform X3, translating into MTRQGDEARLVVRRGQPFYLHLSLSRDYDPTIDGISLIFTVDGVEQPQYGHGTLVATPVLEPGEYSEASWQTTIDAIEPAFIRLKITPSPNAIVGKWKMDIDTKNRESEGAVSYTMEHPFYIIFNPWCEEDTVYMEDEARKQEYVMADDGLIWRGSYNRLRPTVWKYSQFERDILDCALHLVINVGKVRISGRNDPVVVSRVLSAAVNSPDDNGAVMGNWSDDYEGGTPPTKWMGSQKILQQYYKTKKPVKYGQCWVFSGVLATVCRTLGIPCRVVTNYSSAHDTQSSLTVDYFVDAEGKIMEELNSDSIWNFHVWNEVWMKRLDLAPDCDGWQAIDATPQELSENGYRCGPASVAAVKNGEVLRPYDNAFLFAEVNADKIFWRYNGPTQPLKLIRKDIYGIGQLISTKAVGRWIREDITHTYKYPEKSDEERAAMIKALRQSESLFSRYYLNEEFNDVMFNFELRDDIIIGQPFSVVLLIKNRSSYQQYEVSVILRVETVLYTGRVGTPVKKAQIERLVKPGVLEDVRMDVAWEEYGPRLLDQCAFNIACLATVKDTNFEYFAQDDFRVRKPDIKIELLDEPIVGETLNATARFKNPLPIPLRKGRFLIEGPGLEQQLKIKLSEPVEVDADAECSFSMTPKQEGRATIAAKFYSKELEDVDGFVNFMVKPTKESLSNDV
- the LOC122628816 gene encoding annulin isoform X2, with translation MLKKCCSCFTGFKAVFQPQDSGTALKPICTKPECMPRPPNVSESGEHYGVPILTIHHVDPCIGENGNDHKTSRYELMTRQGDEARLVVRRGQPFYLHLSLSRDYDPTIDGISLIFTVDGVEQPQYGHGTLVATPVLEPGEYSEASWQTTIDAIEPAFIRLKITPSPNAIVGKWKMDIDTKNRESEGAVSYTMEHPFYIIFNPWCEEDTVYMEDEARKQEYVMADDGLIWRGSYNRLRPTVWKYSQFERDILDCALHLVINVGKVRISGRNDPVVVSRVLSAAVNSPDDNGAVMGNWSDDYEGGTPPTKWMGSQKILQQYYKTKKPVKYGQCWVFSGVLATVCRTLGIPCRVVTNYSSAHDTQSSLTVDYFVDAEGKIMEELNSDSIWNFHVWNEVWMKRLDLAPDCDGWQAIDATPQELSENGYRCGPASVAAVKNGEVLRPYDNAFLFAEVNADKIFWRYNGPTQPLKLIRKDIYGIGQLISTKAVGRWIREDITHTYKYPEKSDEERAAMIKALRQSESLFSRYYLNEEFNDVMFNFELRDDIIIGQPFSVVLLIKNRSSYQQYEVSVILRVETVLYTGRVGTPVKKAQIERLVKPGVLEDVRMDVAWEEYGPRLLDQCAFNIACLATVKDTNFEYFAQDDFRVRKPDIKIELLDEPIVGETLNATARFKNPLPIPLRKGRFLIEGPGLEQQLKIKLSEPVEVDADAECSFSMTPKQEGRATIAAKFYSKELEDVDGFVNFMVKPTKESLSNDV